A region of Peromyscus maniculatus bairdii isolate BWxNUB_F1_BW_parent chromosome 7, HU_Pman_BW_mat_3.1, whole genome shotgun sequence DNA encodes the following proteins:
- the LOC102915783 gene encoding olfactory receptor 6X1 — MRNGTAITEFILLGFPDIQGLQALLFIVIFLIYILTLSGNGLIIFIVWVEPKLQTPMYFFLCNLAFLEIWYTTTVIPKLLETFVVPKTVICTACCLLQAFFHFFLGTTEFLILGTMSFDRYLAICKPLRYPTIMTSNLCMQLALSSWLAGFTIVFCQTMLLVQLPFCGNNVINHFYCDVGPILKAACEDTSILEILGLLATILVIPGSLLFTVISYIYILSTILRIPSATGRQKAFSTCASHLTVVSLLYGAVLFMYLRPTAHSSFKINKVVSVLNTILTPLLNPFIYTIRNKEVKGALGKAMTCPKAHLAK; from the coding sequence ATGAGAAATGGTACCGCAATAACAGAGTTCATCCTCCTAGGCTTCCCAGACATCCAAGGCTTACAAGCCCTTCTCTTCATAGTGATCTTTCTCATCTACATATTAACCCTTTCAGGCAATGGACTCATTATTTTCATTGTCTGGGTTGAGCCCAAGCTTCAAACTccaatgtacttcttcctctgCAACTTAGCCTTCCTAGAGATCTGGTATACCACCACTGTCATCCCCAAACTCCTGGAAACCTTTGTGGTACCAAAAACAGTCATCTGCAccgcctgctgcctgctgcaggCTTTCTTCCACTTCTTCCTGGGCACCACTGAGTTCTTGATTCTAGGCACCATGTCCTTTGACCGCTACCTGGCCATCTGCAAGCCCCTCCGTTACCCCACCATTATGACCAGCAATCTCTGCATGCAGCTGGCCCTCAGCTCCTGGCTAGCGGGCTTCACCATCGTCTTCTGTCAGACAATGCTGCTTGTACAGTTGCCTTTCTGTGGCAACAATGTTATCAACCATTTCTACTGTGACGTGGGTCCCATCCTGAAAGCTGCTTGTGAGGATACCAGCATTTTGGAAATACTGGGTCTCCTGGCAACCATCCTTGTGATCCCAGGATCACTCCTCTTTACTGTCATTTCTTACATCTACATCTTATCCACCATCCTACGGATTCCTTCAGCCACTGGCCGCCAAAAGGCTTTCTCTACCTGTGCCTCTCACCTGACAGTTGTCTCTCTGCTCTACGGAGCTGTCTTGTTCATGTACCTGAGACCCACAGCACACTCCTCTTTTAAGATTAATAAGGTGGTGTCCGTGCTAAATACCATCCTTACCCCCCTTCTTAACCCCTTTATTTACACCATTAGAAACAAGGAGGTGAAAGGGGCCCTAGGAAAAGCCATGACTTGTCCAAAAGCTCATCTTGCAAAGTGA